A single Defluviitalea saccharophila DNA region contains:
- a CDS encoding Gfo/Idh/MocA family oxidoreductase, with protein MKIGVMGHGPIVEKCLDAISKVSGSQAIAIYNRPRSAKEGEAIAKKYHVEKTYTDFDQFLNDAEIDTVYIALPNSLHYEYALKVLNAGKNAIVEKPFTSTVEETDHLIQVAKEKKKFLFEAITTCHLPNVKALKEYIQEIGELSLVQTNYSQYSSRYDIFKNGETPNIFNPQFSGGAIMDINIYNIHFIVSLFGEPESVSYFPKKAENGIDTAGIAVLQYPNLACSAVGAKDSESSGFAYVQGRNGTLKINSPVNESRELIVTIGKDSKTINLQQSDNHLVYEFESFTKVVNEQDYDTCYKWLGHTRSVVQVVEKARKFAGIVFPADLK; from the coding sequence ATGAAAATTGGTGTAATGGGACATGGTCCAATTGTAGAAAAGTGTTTGGATGCGATTTCTAAAGTTTCCGGCTCTCAAGCTATTGCCATTTATAATAGACCGAGAAGTGCCAAAGAAGGGGAAGCTATTGCGAAAAAGTATCATGTAGAAAAGACCTATACGGATTTTGATCAATTTTTAAATGATGCTGAAATCGATACAGTATACATAGCGTTACCAAATAGTTTACATTATGAATATGCACTAAAGGTATTAAATGCAGGCAAAAATGCCATTGTTGAAAAACCCTTCACCTCAACAGTAGAAGAGACTGACCACTTGATTCAAGTCGCAAAGGAAAAAAAGAAATTTTTATTTGAAGCAATTACAACCTGTCATCTGCCCAATGTGAAAGCATTAAAGGAATATATTCAAGAGATCGGGGAATTATCTTTGGTACAAACAAATTATTCCCAGTATTCCAGCCGTTATGATATTTTTAAAAACGGTGAAACCCCCAATATCTTTAATCCACAATTTTCCGGAGGAGCGATTATGGATATTAATATCTATAATATCCACTTCATTGTCTCCCTTTTCGGAGAACCAGAATCTGTTTCTTATTTCCCCAAAAAAGCTGAAAATGGAATTGATACGGCTGGTATTGCTGTTTTACAATATCCTAACCTTGCTTGCTCCGCCGTTGGCGCTAAGGATAGCGAAAGCAGCGGCTTTGCCTATGTTCAAGGAAGAAATGGAACCCTTAAAATTAATAGTCCCGTCAATGAAAGTCGGGAACTCATCGTAACCATTGGCAAAGACAGCAAGACAATCAATCTACAACAAAGTGATAATCATCTTGTTTATGAATTCGAAAGTTTTACCAAGGTTGTGAATGAACAGGATTATGATACTTGCTATAAGTGGCTGGGGCATACGCGCTCTGTCGTGCAAGTCGTTGAAAAAGCCCGCAAATTTGCCGGTATCGTTTTCCCTGCAGATCTTAAGTAA
- a CDS encoding anti-sigma factor domain-containing protein — translation MLKGLIVEKGEKHYIVLTPTGEYKKIKGFTKMNIGQEVDIYNPFSMTKIVSLAAALLVIILLGEAMFKMPGQSKVYAYVTLDINPSVEFAVDRNYAVLKAYPYNSEAEQILSGIEYLHADINKVLADFTQAAIEYEYISDDQENYIVISLCPTIPDEPIESKLNEMTRMQNEVIESSGKEAKVDAVVVDFKTREEAKDLGISPGQLKRNQKELKEDNNIINKEEKKEIKREEKEIKKEEQEKKKKAKEKEKAKTPNKEVKEKEKALDKDNKNAKASQKTTKEEKTNMKNNEGKKNNGNNKTLKNNKDKKQKKEKEKN, via the coding sequence TTGTTGAAGGGATTAATTGTTGAAAAAGGAGAAAAACACTATATTGTATTGACTCCTACGGGAGAGTACAAGAAAATCAAGGGATTTACAAAAATGAATATTGGCCAGGAAGTTGACATTTACAATCCCTTTTCTATGACAAAAATTGTCTCTTTGGCAGCTGCACTGCTTGTAATCATCCTGTTGGGTGAAGCTATGTTCAAAATGCCAGGTCAGAGCAAAGTGTATGCATATGTCACACTGGATATTAACCCAAGTGTGGAGTTTGCCGTTGATAGAAATTACGCAGTACTTAAGGCATATCCCTATAACTCAGAAGCGGAGCAAATATTATCGGGTATAGAATATTTACATGCTGATATCAATAAGGTATTGGCAGACTTTACACAAGCGGCCATTGAATATGAGTATATCTCAGATGATCAAGAAAACTACATTGTCATTTCTCTATGTCCCACGATTCCCGATGAACCTATTGAATCCAAGCTTAACGAAATGACCAGAATGCAGAATGAGGTTATTGAATCCTCTGGGAAAGAGGCTAAAGTTGATGCAGTTGTTGTAGATTTTAAAACTCGGGAAGAAGCCAAAGACTTAGGGATATCTCCAGGCCAATTAAAAAGAAACCAAAAAGAGCTCAAAGAGGATAACAATATCATAAATAAAGAAGAGAAAAAAGAAATAAAAAGAGAAGAAAAGGAGATTAAAAAAGAGGAGCAAGAAAAGAAAAAGAAAGCAAAGGAGAAAGAAAAAGCTAAGACTCCTAATAAAGAAGTCAAAGAGAAAGAAAAAGCTTTAGATAAAGACAATAAAAATGCTAAAGCCTCTCAAAAAACCACTAAAGAAGAAAAAACTAATATGAAAAATAATGAAGGCAAAAAAAATAATGGCAACAATAAAACTTTAAAAAATAATAAAGATAAAAAACAAAAGAAAGAGAAAGAAAAGAATTGA
- a CDS encoding stalk domain-containing protein, translating into MRTWIKKFIKCNIILGFLLVSLSKTVYGMEEQLNQAVVLPVEYHDKAFVRGEYVSINGDYEIYLRDNTTYLPLRLMAYLISNDEEFWEARWDAAKPDEVVLVCTYMEKMDNGGWVNTGKPQTSIKLNVDSKNMISKGETIELSAAPKKIGGRIVLPVRAVGEALNRQIAYKDGLIFVSKEPLALNDEQADGIIKEMKERFKDTRKAVESFDIPLAVHNVNGKTYFNMYDYNESSQMSIQKLYVHGEQGPVLVKEIKNYTPLNQPFVEDVFYYGEKQQTKVVLYGYNLDTKQTHQIGELNIEGQDFSWIERIIPKENKIYFTVHYGDLTMGAETLYVIENGKGKELTGAKQFGSIIIENDKIYYSNIHMMRKINNLYVYDESSKEVKNLGEEGYTYDINRILTSGGGESLSAANSLKLIGDKLYTIGYLEESDQAPCIYSIDLQTGEAQKLSLPTSQFWIANDKIYYIETTTKYLITIDLEGNGKKTLISKPIAQAKFHGKSFYYTLLNKNNDLTMGLYKYTLDASEPVRISPKRVKDFFISSSKIYYMTTGYDAGLYKIQDGKTICLTKEPALNYQFDGEKMIFRSIYSKQVEIIQ; encoded by the coding sequence ATGAGAACTTGGATAAAAAAATTCATAAAATGCAATATAATATTAGGATTTTTACTTGTTAGTTTGAGCAAGACCGTATATGGAATGGAAGAGCAGCTTAATCAGGCAGTGGTTTTGCCTGTTGAGTATCATGATAAGGCCTTTGTCAGAGGAGAGTATGTATCCATTAATGGAGACTACGAGATCTATTTAAGAGACAATACAACTTATTTACCCCTCCGATTAATGGCTTATCTTATTAGCAATGATGAGGAATTCTGGGAAGCGCGATGGGATGCGGCAAAACCCGATGAAGTCGTTTTAGTGTGTACATATATGGAGAAGATGGATAACGGAGGCTGGGTAAATACCGGAAAACCTCAAACGTCTATTAAACTGAATGTAGACAGTAAAAATATGATTTCTAAAGGGGAAACCATTGAATTAAGTGCAGCACCTAAGAAAATAGGCGGAAGAATTGTTCTTCCTGTCAGAGCAGTTGGTGAAGCTTTAAACAGACAGATTGCATATAAAGATGGTTTAATTTTCGTTTCAAAAGAGCCTCTTGCTCTCAATGATGAACAAGCGGATGGTATCATAAAAGAAATGAAAGAAAGATTTAAAGATACCAGAAAAGCTGTGGAATCTTTTGATATACCATTAGCCGTACACAATGTTAACGGTAAAACTTATTTTAATATGTATGATTATAATGAAAGTAGTCAAATGTCGATTCAGAAGCTATATGTCCATGGAGAGCAAGGTCCGGTATTGGTGAAGGAGATTAAGAATTATACTCCACTGAATCAGCCTTTTGTAGAAGATGTTTTTTATTATGGAGAAAAACAGCAGACAAAAGTAGTTCTGTATGGATACAATTTGGATACAAAGCAGACACATCAAATTGGAGAATTAAATATCGAAGGGCAGGACTTTTCGTGGATCGAACGAATTATTCCTAAAGAAAATAAGATTTATTTCACAGTTCATTATGGAGATTTAACTATGGGGGCTGAGACCTTATATGTCATAGAGAATGGAAAGGGTAAAGAGCTCACAGGTGCCAAGCAGTTTGGAAGTATTATTATAGAAAATGATAAAATTTATTATAGCAATATACATATGATGCGAAAAATAAATAACTTATATGTATATGATGAAAGTTCAAAAGAAGTAAAAAATTTGGGAGAAGAAGGATATACCTACGATATAAACAGAATCCTGACATCCGGTGGTGGAGAGTCCCTGAGTGCAGCAAATAGTTTAAAACTGATAGGAGATAAGTTATATACTATTGGATATTTGGAAGAAAGTGATCAAGCCCCTTGCATTTACAGCATTGATTTGCAAACTGGGGAAGCTCAAAAGCTTAGTTTGCCGACTTCACAATTTTGGATTGCAAACGACAAAATTTACTATATTGAAACGACAACCAAATATCTTATTACAATTGATTTAGAAGGTAACGGTAAGAAAACCTTAATTAGTAAGCCTATTGCTCAGGCAAAATTCCACGGAAAAAGCTTTTATTACACCCTTTTAAATAAAAATAACGATTTAACCATGGGACTTTATAAGTACACATTGGATGCAAGTGAACCTGTAAGAATCAGTCCAAAACGTGTAAAAGATTTTTTTATTAGTTCCTCAAAGATTTATTATATGACAACGGGATATGATGCAGGACTTTATAAAATCCAGGATGGTAAGACGATTTGTTTAACGAAGGAGCCTGCTTTAAATTATCAGTTTGATGGGGAAAAAATGATTTTTAGAAGTATTTATAGCAAGCAAGTTGAGATCATACAATAG
- a CDS encoding DUF5667 domain-containing protein: MKRKIALLLVMTFMLFSLPVTGMAAEQNGSTDPGITPDSWLYGLDNFMKELNILITHDTAQKAELMYDISEERLAEAKKMVEENKEKYSIIAMKAYKDSLERAAAILDDAIVNEKNVDDVIEKFNSTFKNHQELVQFIVGQFPEDIKSEINASIDDAIDNIVISIDIADNGAWNYDISFNDTDSDSKNEEDAVDSEEDKEDVVETEENENDDDEATEEDTVAALPLKKVITAEKLSEEIDKTAAELYTSGQLNARQILVVHSLAKQTGKSFDEVLEVFISNGKGIGATAKALGLTPKTALKGINGTFKEVKKQIQDDFKKEKSISHPSKIDKDENKTTINPKDKKNEPKVVQVNNKDDKGNNEVKEKIEDKKDKNNNQKNNKDKNDKKENKKPNNGKSNNGNSKNKGKSK; the protein is encoded by the coding sequence ATGAAAAGAAAAATTGCCCTATTACTTGTTATGACTTTTATGTTGTTTTCCCTGCCTGTAACCGGGATGGCGGCAGAACAGAATGGTTCCACTGATCCAGGTATTACTCCGGACAGCTGGCTCTATGGATTGGACAACTTTATGAAAGAGTTGAATATATTAATTACTCATGACACAGCCCAAAAGGCAGAATTGATGTATGATATTTCCGAAGAGAGATTGGCTGAAGCTAAAAAAATGGTTGAAGAAAACAAAGAGAAATACAGCATCATTGCTATGAAAGCATATAAGGATTCTTTGGAAAGAGCAGCAGCGATTTTAGATGATGCGATTGTAAACGAAAAAAATGTTGATGATGTTATAGAAAAATTTAATAGTACATTTAAAAATCATCAGGAATTAGTGCAATTTATTGTTGGACAATTCCCAGAAGACATTAAGTCCGAAATCAATGCATCTATTGATGATGCCATTGATAATATTGTGATCTCAATTGATATTGCAGATAACGGTGCTTGGAATTATGACATTTCATTTAATGACACAGATAGTGACTCAAAAAATGAAGAAGATGCTGTAGATAGTGAAGAGGATAAAGAAGACGTTGTGGAAACTGAAGAAAATGAAAATGATGATGACGAAGCAACTGAAGAAGATACTGTAGCAGCACTTCCATTAAAGAAAGTCATTACGGCAGAAAAGCTTTCTGAAGAAATTGATAAAACTGCTGCAGAATTGTATACCTCAGGTCAATTAAATGCCCGTCAAATACTGGTTGTTCATTCACTGGCCAAACAGACAGGCAAATCCTTTGATGAAGTACTTGAAGTATTTATAAGCAATGGAAAAGGAATTGGCGCAACAGCTAAGGCTTTAGGATTAACTCCTAAAACTGCTTTAAAGGGAATCAATGGGACATTTAAAGAAGTAAAAAAGCAAATACAAGATGACTTTAAGAAAGAGAAATCTATATCTCATCCAAGCAAAATAGACAAAGATGAAAACAAGACGACTATTAATCCGAAGGATAAAAAGAACGAACCTAAAGTAGTTCAAGTTAATAATAAAGATGATAAAGGAAACAATGAAGTAAAAGAAAAAATTGAAGACAAGAAAGACAAAAACAATAATCAAAAGAATAATAAAGATAAGAATGATAAAAAAGAAAATAAGAAACCCAATAACGGCAAATCCAATAATGGTAATTCAAAAAACAAGGGTAAAAGTAAATAA